The following are from one region of the Bacillus methanolicus MGA3 genome:
- the sufB gene encoding Fe-S cluster assembly protein SufB → MAKKMPEIGDYKYGFADKDVSIFRSKRGLTREIVEEISKMKGEPQWMLDFRLKSLEHFYSMPMPQWGGDLSSLNFDEITYYVKPTERSGRSWDEVPEEIKRTFDKLGIPEAEQKYLAGVSAQYESEVVYHNMKEDLEKQGIIFKDTDSALKENEDIFREHWAKVVPPTDNKFAALNSAVWSGGSFIYVPKGVKVDTPLQAYFRINSENMGQFERTLIIVDEGAHVHYVEGCTAPVYTTNSLHSAVVEIIVKKDAYCRYTTIQNWANNVYNLVTKRAVCEENATMEWIDGNIGSKLTMKYPAVILKGEGARGMTLSIALAGKGQHQDAGAKMIHLAPNTSSTIVSKSISKQGGKVTYRGIVHFGRKADGARANIECDTLIMDNQSTSDTIPYNEILNDNISLEHEAKVSKVSEEQLFYLMSRGISEEEATEMIVMGFIEPFTKELPMEYAVEMNRLIKFEMEGSIG, encoded by the coding sequence ATGGCTAAAAAAATGCCTGAAATCGGTGATTATAAATATGGCTTTGCCGATAAAGACGTTTCCATATTCCGATCAAAGCGCGGATTGACGCGTGAAATTGTGGAGGAAATTTCTAAAATGAAGGGCGAGCCCCAATGGATGCTTGATTTCCGTTTGAAATCATTGGAGCATTTCTATAGCATGCCGATGCCGCAATGGGGCGGAGACTTATCTTCATTAAACTTCGATGAAATCACATATTATGTAAAACCTACAGAGCGTTCTGGACGCTCTTGGGATGAGGTTCCAGAAGAAATTAAACGAACTTTTGATAAACTGGGCATACCGGAAGCTGAACAAAAGTATTTGGCAGGGGTTTCTGCTCAATATGAATCCGAAGTTGTTTATCATAATATGAAAGAAGACCTTGAAAAGCAGGGAATTATTTTTAAAGATACTGATTCAGCGCTAAAAGAAAACGAGGATATTTTCCGTGAGCACTGGGCAAAAGTGGTTCCTCCTACGGATAATAAATTTGCCGCGCTTAACTCTGCTGTATGGTCCGGCGGTTCGTTCATCTATGTTCCGAAAGGCGTGAAAGTGGATACTCCACTTCAAGCTTATTTCCGAATCAACTCTGAAAATATGGGACAGTTCGAGCGGACGCTGATTATCGTTGATGAAGGTGCACATGTTCATTATGTTGAAGGATGTACTGCACCTGTTTATACAACGAACTCTCTGCACAGTGCTGTCGTTGAAATTATCGTTAAGAAAGATGCGTATTGCCGTTATACAACGATCCAAAACTGGGCAAACAACGTCTATAACCTTGTGACAAAGCGTGCTGTTTGTGAAGAAAACGCCACAATGGAATGGATTGACGGCAACATCGGTTCCAAATTAACGATGAAGTACCCGGCTGTCATCTTGAAAGGCGAAGGCGCTCGCGGGATGACATTGTCAATTGCTCTTGCTGGTAAAGGGCAGCATCAGGACGCAGGGGCGAAAATGATTCACCTTGCGCCAAATACTTCATCAACTATCGTTTCAAAATCGATTTCAAAACAGGGCGGAAAAGTTACGTACCGCGGAATTGTTCACTTTGGAAGAAAAGCGGATGGAGCTCGTGCAAATATCGAGTGTGATACACTCATTATGGATAATCAGTCTACTTCAGATACGATCCCATACAATGAAATCTTAAATGATAATATTTCATTGGAGCATGAAGCAAAAGTTTCAAAAGTATCCGAAGAGCAGCTCTTCTATTTAATGAGCCGCGGAATTTCTGAAGAAGAAGCAACAGAAATGATTGTAATGGGATTTATCGAGCCATTTACAAAAGAGCTTCCAATGGAATATGCAGTTGAAATGAACCGTCTGATCAAATTTGAAATGGAAGGTTCAATTGGTTAA
- the sufD gene encoding Fe-S cluster assembly protein SufD: MTTEIKLPFDQEYVSSFSKEMGEPAWLTELRLQALSMVDQLPLPKPDKTKIDNWNFTQFSKHVVKSEDFPSLNELTEEVRSLIDLEANNKNLYIQRNNRPAYLSLSNELQEQGVIFTDIFTAVREYGDLLEKHFMKTAVKPDEHRLTALHAALINGGAFLYVPKNVEVSEPIQAVYIHDDEEANMFNHILVVAEDNSSVTYVENYVSTMERANGVFNIVTEVIAKTNAKVQYGAVDTLANGVTTYVNRRGVAERDARIEWALGLMNDGNTISENITNLVGDGSFGDTKTVVVSRGDQIQNFTTKVIHFGKHSEGYILKHGVVKDSATSVFNGIGKIEHGASKSNAEQESRVLMLSEKARGDANPILLIDEDDVTAGHAASVGRVDPMQLYYLMSRGIPKTEAERLIIHGFLAPVVNELPIEGVKKQLVNVIERKVK; this comes from the coding sequence ATGACTACAGAAATAAAATTACCATTTGACCAGGAGTATGTAAGCTCGTTTTCAAAAGAAATGGGCGAACCGGCTTGGCTCACAGAATTGCGTTTACAGGCCCTATCAATGGTTGACCAATTGCCGCTGCCAAAGCCTGATAAAACGAAAATTGATAATTGGAACTTCACACAGTTCAGCAAGCATGTTGTAAAAAGTGAAGATTTCCCTTCATTAAATGAACTTACGGAAGAAGTAAGATCATTAATCGATCTCGAAGCAAACAATAAGAATTTATATATCCAGCGAAATAATCGCCCTGCTTATTTGTCTTTATCGAACGAATTGCAAGAACAAGGCGTTATTTTCACAGATATCTTTACAGCCGTTCGTGAATATGGCGATCTTTTGGAAAAGCACTTCATGAAAACGGCCGTTAAACCGGATGAGCACCGTTTAACCGCCCTTCATGCAGCCCTCATCAATGGAGGGGCATTCCTGTATGTTCCGAAAAACGTGGAAGTTTCTGAACCAATTCAGGCTGTTTATATCCATGATGATGAAGAAGCAAACATGTTTAACCACATTCTCGTCGTTGCTGAAGACAACAGTTCAGTAACTTATGTAGAAAACTATGTCTCAACAATGGAAAGAGCGAACGGTGTTTTCAATATCGTTACAGAAGTAATTGCTAAAACAAATGCAAAAGTACAATACGGGGCTGTCGATACTCTTGCCAATGGTGTGACGACTTATGTTAATCGCCGTGGAGTAGCGGAAAGAGATGCACGGATTGAATGGGCGCTTGGGTTAATGAATGATGGAAACACGATCTCCGAAAATATTACGAACCTTGTTGGCGACGGATCATTCGGCGACACAAAAACAGTCGTTGTCAGCCGCGGTGATCAAATTCAAAACTTTACAACAAAGGTTATCCATTTTGGCAAACATTCCGAAGGCTATATCTTAAAACATGGTGTTGTGAAAGACAGTGCCACTTCCGTCTTTAATGGAATCGGTAAAATTGAACACGGTGCATCAAAATCAAATGCTGAGCAGGAATCACGTGTGTTAATGCTGAGTGAAAAAGCACGCGGAGATGCAAATCCGATTCTTTTGATCGATGAAGATGATGTAACGGCAGGCCACGCAGCATCTGTCGGTCGTGTTGATCCGATGCAGCTCTATTATTTAATGAGCCGTGGAATTCCAAAAACAGAAGCTGAACGATTGATTATTCATGGCTTCCTAGCACCTGTTGTGAATGAGCTTCCAATTGAAGGCGTGAAAAAACAGCTCGTGAATGTCATTGAAAGGAAAGTCAAATAA
- a CDS encoding MetQ/NlpA family ABC transporter substrate-binding protein, which produces MKKWLSVILALAVALVLAACGTSDKASTSGEGSKDGKKELVVGASNVPHAEILEQAKPLLAKKGINLKIKTFQDYVLPNKALDEGELDANYFQHIPYLEEQKKEYGYDFVNAGGIHIEPIGIYSKKYKSLDELPKGAHIIMSNSVADHGRILTMLEKKGLIKLKEGVNKTKATVDDIVENPKKLKFDTDYEPSLLPQIFNNGEGDAVVINSNYAIDAGLNPIKDSIAIEDKNSPYVNIIAVRKGDENKKEIKELVNVLHSKEIQDFILKKYKGAVVPVSK; this is translated from the coding sequence ATGAAGAAATGGTTAAGTGTTATTTTAGCTCTTGCAGTTGCGTTAGTATTAGCAGCTTGCGGAACTTCTGACAAGGCATCCACAAGCGGAGAAGGCAGTAAAGATGGCAAAAAAGAATTAGTTGTAGGCGCATCAAACGTGCCTCATGCTGAAATTTTAGAACAAGCAAAACCGTTGCTTGCTAAAAAAGGAATCAATTTAAAAATTAAAACATTCCAAGATTATGTTTTACCAAATAAAGCACTTGATGAAGGAGAACTTGATGCAAACTACTTCCAGCACATTCCTTATTTGGAAGAACAAAAGAAAGAATATGGCTATGATTTTGTAAACGCAGGCGGAATTCACATCGAACCAATCGGAATTTATTCTAAAAAATATAAGAGCCTTGATGAGCTTCCTAAAGGAGCGCACATCATCATGAGTAACTCTGTCGCTGACCATGGCCGTATTTTAACAATGCTTGAAAAAAAAGGCCTTATTAAATTAAAAGAAGGTGTAAATAAGACAAAAGCGACTGTAGACGATATTGTCGAAAACCCTAAAAAGTTAAAGTTTGATACAGACTATGAACCTTCTTTGCTTCCGCAAATCTTTAACAATGGCGAAGGCGATGCAGTCGTTATTAACTCTAACTATGCAATTGATGCCGGGTTGAATCCTATTAAAGATTCAATTGCTATCGAAGATAAAAATTCGCCGTATGTGAACATTATTGCGGTTCGCAAAGGTGATGAGAATAAGAAAGAAATTAAAGAGCTTGTAAATGTTCTTCATTCGAAAGAGATTCAAGATTTCATTCTTAAAAAGTATAAAGGAGCCGTTGTACCGGTTTCTAAATAA
- the sufC gene encoding Fe-S cluster assembly ATPase SufC: MTGSTLTIKDLHVEIDGKEILKGVNLEVKGGEIHAIMGPNGTGKSTLSSAIMGHPKYEVTKGSITLDGQDVLEMEVDERARAGLFLAMQYPSEISGVTNADFLRSAINSRLGEGNEISLMKFIRKMDSKMELLEMDLDMAQRYVNEGFSGGEKKRNEILQLMMLEPKIAILDEIDSGLDIDALKVVSRGINEMRSEDFGCLIITHYQRLLNYITPDFVHVMMQGRIVKSGGPELAQRLEVEGYDWIKKELGIEDETVGQEV; the protein is encoded by the coding sequence ATGACAGGATCTACATTAACAATTAAAGACCTACATGTGGAAATTGATGGAAAAGAAATATTGAAAGGTGTAAACCTTGAAGTTAAAGGTGGAGAAATCCATGCGATAATGGGTCCTAATGGTACAGGTAAATCAACGTTATCTTCAGCTATTATGGGACATCCAAAATATGAAGTAACAAAAGGCAGTATTACTCTAGATGGCCAGGACGTTTTAGAAATGGAAGTGGATGAGCGTGCACGTGCCGGCCTTTTTCTTGCTATGCAATATCCAAGTGAAATCAGTGGTGTAACAAATGCCGATTTTTTACGTTCAGCGATTAACAGCCGTCTTGGCGAAGGAAATGAAATTTCTTTAATGAAATTTATCCGTAAAATGGACAGCAAAATGGAATTATTAGAAATGGACTTGGATATGGCACAGCGTTATGTAAATGAAGGGTTCTCGGGCGGGGAGAAAAAGCGGAATGAAATTCTCCAGTTAATGATGTTAGAGCCGAAAATTGCCATCCTTGATGAAATTGATTCAGGACTCGACATTGACGCCTTAAAAGTTGTGTCAAGAGGAATTAATGAAATGCGGAGTGAAGATTTTGGCTGCTTAATTATTACTCACTATCAGCGTCTTTTAAACTACATTACTCCTGATTTTGTGCATGTTATGATGCAGGGCCGTATTGTTAAATCAGGCGGGCCTGAGCTCGCACAGCGCTTAGAAGTGGAAGGATACGACTGGATCAAGAAGGAACTTGGTATTGAAGACGAAACAGTTGGGCAAGAAGTGTAA
- a CDS encoding cysteine desulfurase: MNVQDIRKLFPILDQEVNGNPLVYLDNAATSQKPISVIEALEKYYREYNSNVHRGVHTLGTRATDAYEGAREKVRKFINAKSTEEVIFTRGTTTALNMVAASYARANLTKGDEIVISYMEHHSNIIPWQQAAKHTGATLKYIPLQEDGTISLDDVRETITQNTKIVSIVHVSNVLGSINPIKEIAKIAHENGAIMVVDGAQSAPHMKIDVQDLDCDFFAFSSHKMCGPTGIGVLYGRKEFLENMEPVEFGGEMIDFVGLYESTWKELPWKFEGGTPIIAGAIGLGVAIDFLQEIGLDNILAHEHKLVAYALKKLSEIEGITIYGPKDPDKRAGLVTFNIEGVHPHDVATVLDAEGIAVRAGHHCAQPLMKWLDVSATARASFYLYNTEDDIDKLVKGLVKTKEYFSDVF, from the coding sequence ATGAATGTCCAGGATATTCGCAAATTGTTTCCGATCCTTGATCAAGAAGTGAATGGGAATCCGCTTGTTTATTTGGATAACGCAGCCACTTCCCAAAAGCCGATTTCGGTTATTGAAGCGTTGGAAAAATATTACCGCGAGTACAATTCAAACGTACACCGTGGAGTTCATACTCTTGGAACACGGGCTACTGACGCTTATGAGGGAGCGCGTGAAAAGGTAAGAAAATTTATTAATGCTAAATCAACAGAAGAAGTTATTTTTACGAGAGGAACAACAACTGCTTTAAATATGGTCGCTGCAAGCTATGCGCGTGCCAACTTGACAAAAGGCGATGAGATCGTGATCTCTTATATGGAGCATCACAGCAATATTATTCCATGGCAGCAAGCGGCAAAACATACTGGTGCAACATTAAAATATATACCTCTTCAAGAGGATGGAACAATCAGTCTTGACGATGTGCGCGAGACCATCACTCAAAATACAAAAATCGTGTCGATTGTGCATGTGTCAAATGTTCTTGGGTCTATTAACCCAATTAAAGAAATTGCGAAAATCGCGCATGAAAACGGCGCTATTATGGTAGTAGACGGAGCACAAAGTGCACCGCATATGAAGATTGATGTTCAGGACCTTGATTGCGATTTCTTTGCTTTTTCGAGCCATAAAATGTGTGGTCCGACAGGAATCGGGGTATTATACGGAAGAAAAGAGTTTCTCGAAAATATGGAGCCGGTCGAATTTGGAGGAGAAATGATCGACTTCGTCGGTCTATATGAGTCCACATGGAAAGAACTGCCTTGGAAATTTGAAGGCGGTACGCCCATTATTGCTGGTGCGATCGGTTTAGGTGTTGCCATTGATTTTCTTCAGGAGATCGGCCTTGATAATATTCTTGCACATGAACACAAACTGGTTGCTTACGCGCTTAAGAAACTTTCCGAAATAGAAGGAATAACCATTTACGGACCGAAAGATCCGGATAAACGAGCAGGTCTTGTTACTTTTAACATTGAAGGCGTTCATCCTCATGATGTGGCAACTGTATTGGATGCAGAAGGAATTGCCGTTCGTGCAGGGCATCATTGCGCACAGCCGCTTATGAAATGGCTTGATGTTTCCGCTACTGCCCGTGCAAGCTTCTATCTATACAATACAGAAGACGACATTGATAAGCTGGTGAAAGGGCTTGTCAAGACAAAGGAGTATTTCAGTGATGTCTTTTAA
- a CDS encoding bifunctional metallophosphatase/5'-nucleotidase — MENIHIYHTNDLHSHFEHWPRIHHLLSTRKKWHEEKGDEVLIFDIGDHMDRWHPFSDATRGKGNTRLLNQAGYTAVTIGNNEGITLSYEDLNSMYDQAQFQVLAANLFQSDGTRPDWARPYMLYTTKRGTRIGVIGLTVYFSHFYHLLGWNMSDPIEELTIQLNELTRKADIIILLSHLGINEDEQIAELFPEIDVILGAHTHHIFHEGKEINECILGAAGKHGQYVGHIMLEINTDEKNIVRKKALLYDTNELEPVPNEEKFINDLYQAGKEMLLEKAVDLPIPLQTDIFKESELPMILCKALREWTQADCAFINSGLILNGLKEGTVTKYDLLNICPHPINPCVVELSGRELKEVLVDTLDSKWPQMQVKGLGFRGTLMGKFVYDQILFSNNGMNDSIFINNKEIDLNAVYKLAIPDMFTFGTYFPVIFRAEHKKYYLPEFLRDLLEWKLKRTFCK; from the coding sequence ATGGAAAATATCCATATTTATCATACAAATGATTTACATAGCCATTTTGAACACTGGCCGCGTATTCATCATCTTCTTTCAACACGAAAAAAATGGCACGAAGAAAAAGGGGATGAAGTCTTAATCTTTGATATTGGCGACCATATGGATCGGTGGCATCCTTTTTCCGATGCAACAAGGGGAAAAGGAAATACAAGGCTATTAAACCAAGCCGGATATACAGCAGTCACCATCGGCAACAATGAAGGAATCACTCTTTCATATGAAGATTTGAATTCAATGTATGATCAGGCACAATTTCAAGTGCTTGCAGCGAACCTTTTTCAATCCGACGGAACACGACCGGACTGGGCACGTCCGTATATGCTATACACAACAAAAAGAGGCACACGGATTGGTGTTATTGGGTTAACTGTTTATTTCTCGCATTTTTACCACTTGCTTGGCTGGAATATGTCGGATCCAATTGAAGAATTAACTATCCAATTAAACGAATTAACGAGGAAAGCGGATATTATCATTTTGCTCTCCCATTTAGGGATTAATGAAGATGAACAAATTGCAGAACTCTTTCCGGAAATTGATGTGATTTTAGGTGCACACACTCATCATATTTTCCATGAGGGGAAAGAGATCAATGAATGCATCTTAGGAGCTGCAGGAAAACATGGCCAGTATGTCGGCCATATCATGCTTGAAATCAATACAGATGAAAAGAATATTGTACGTAAAAAGGCATTGCTTTATGATACTAATGAATTGGAGCCTGTCCCAAATGAAGAAAAGTTTATTAATGATTTGTATCAGGCTGGAAAAGAAATGCTCCTCGAAAAAGCAGTCGATTTGCCTATTCCATTGCAAACGGACATTTTTAAAGAATCGGAACTTCCTATGATTCTTTGCAAGGCTCTTCGGGAGTGGACACAGGCTGATTGTGCTTTCATTAATTCAGGGCTTATTTTGAATGGATTGAAGGAAGGTACTGTCACCAAATATGATTTATTGAATATTTGTCCTCACCCTATTAATCCTTGTGTTGTTGAACTTTCCGGACGTGAGTTGAAAGAAGTGCTGGTAGACACACTTGATTCTAAATGGCCGCAAATGCAAGTAAAAGGGCTCGGGTTCAGAGGGACTTTAATGGGGAAATTTGTGTACGATCAAATCTTATTTTCAAATAATGGAATGAATGATTCCATCTTCATAAATAATAAAGAGATTGACTTAAATGCTGTCTATAAACTCGCGATTCCTGATATGTTTACCTTTGGAACATACTTTCCGGTAATTTTTCGTGCAGAACATAAAAAATATTATTTGCCCGAGTTTTTAAGGGACTTATTGGAGTGGAAGTTAAAAAGAACTTTTTGCAAATGA
- a CDS encoding methionine ABC transporter permease, translated as MLENMFANVNWERMWEATIETLYMTAISVLATFILGVILGLLLFLTSKGNLWENKAINTVISAFVNIFRSIPFIILIVLLIPFTKLIVGTMIGENAALPALIIGAAPFYARMVEIGLREIDKGVIEAAKSMGAKTSTIIWKVLLPESMPALVSGITVTAIALVSYTAMAGVIGAGGLGNLAYLEGFQRNRFDVTVIATVIILIIVFIIQFIGDYFTSKIDKR; from the coding sequence ATGCTTGAGAACATGTTTGCAAACGTTAACTGGGAGAGAATGTGGGAAGCAACAATCGAAACGCTCTATATGACTGCTATTTCCGTTTTAGCAACTTTCATATTGGGAGTTATTCTTGGATTATTGCTTTTCCTTACTTCGAAAGGGAATTTATGGGAAAATAAGGCTATTAATACGGTCATCAGCGCGTTTGTCAATATTTTTCGCTCCATACCGTTCATTATTTTGATTGTTTTATTGATTCCATTTACAAAATTGATTGTCGGAACGATGATTGGGGAAAATGCGGCACTGCCGGCGCTAATTATCGGTGCAGCTCCGTTTTATGCACGAATGGTGGAAATTGGCCTTCGAGAAATTGATAAAGGTGTGATTGAAGCGGCGAAATCGATGGGGGCGAAAACGAGTACAATAATATGGAAAGTACTGCTTCCGGAATCGATGCCTGCTCTCGTTTCCGGCATAACGGTTACGGCTATTGCTTTAGTCAGCTACACAGCAATGGCAGGAGTAATCGGTGCTGGAGGACTTGGAAACCTTGCTTATCTGGAAGGATTCCAGCGCAATCGATTTGATGTAACCGTCATTGCAACAGTTATCATTCTTATTATCGTATTTATTATCCAATTTATTGGAGATTATTTTACATCAAAAATAGACAAACGTTAA
- a CDS encoding DUF72 domain-containing protein, which translates to MIIIGVTGWGDHDSLYMSHTPPREKLKEYAGHFPVVEVDSAFYAIQPVRNAVRWVEETPNSFQFIVKAYQGMTGHQRGDIPFQNKTEMFQAFRDSIEPYIAAGKLAMVLFQFPPWFECKKENVDYLRWAKDQMGDIPCALEFRHQSWFTPEMRDKTISFMKRENWIHSICDEPQAGQGSIPTVLETTRSDKVLVRFHGRNVHGWNKKKDQNWREVRYLYRYNQKELEEWAVHVKELEKECQNVYVVFNNNSGGDAADNAKQFIELLKIEYHGLAPRQLDLFQE; encoded by the coding sequence ATGATTATAATTGGCGTAACTGGATGGGGAGACCATGACAGTTTATATATGTCACATACACCTCCAAGGGAAAAATTAAAAGAATATGCAGGGCATTTCCCTGTAGTGGAAGTTGATTCTGCATTTTATGCGATTCAGCCTGTACGAAACGCTGTAAGGTGGGTTGAGGAAACGCCAAATTCTTTTCAATTCATCGTGAAAGCTTATCAAGGAATGACTGGCCACCAGCGTGGAGACATTCCTTTTCAAAATAAAACCGAAATGTTTCAAGCATTTCGTGACTCAATTGAGCCATATATTGCTGCCGGGAAGCTTGCAATGGTTCTTTTTCAGTTTCCGCCATGGTTTGAATGCAAAAAGGAAAATGTCGACTATTTACGATGGGCGAAAGATCAGATGGGAGATATTCCATGTGCATTGGAATTCCGTCATCAATCTTGGTTTACACCGGAAATGAGGGATAAGACGATCTCCTTCATGAAACGTGAAAATTGGATCCACAGCATATGTGATGAACCTCAGGCAGGCCAGGGCTCGATTCCGACGGTTCTTGAGACAACGCGTTCTGATAAAGTGTTAGTCCGTTTTCATGGACGAAATGTGCACGGCTGGAATAAGAAAAAAGATCAAAATTGGCGCGAAGTTAGATACCTTTACCGCTATAACCAAAAAGAACTGGAAGAATGGGCAGTCCATGTAAAAGAACTGGAGAAGGAATGCCAAAATGTTTATGTTGTGTTTAATAACAACTCCGGAGGAGATGCAGCGGACAACGCCAAACAGTTTATAGAATTGCTTAAAATTGAATATCATGGGTTGGCGCCAAGACAGCTCGACTTGTTTCAGGAATAA
- the sufU gene encoding Fe-S cluster assembly sulfur transfer protein SufU, with protein sequence MSFNNLDTLYRQVIMDHYKNPRNKGVIEDGSVTVNMNNPTCGDRIHLTMKVEDGKVIDAKFEGEGCSISLSSASMMTQAIKGKKIEDALKLSKIFSNMMQGKEFEEDLDLGDIEALQGVSKFPARIKCATLAWKAMEKGLREQEKNN encoded by the coding sequence ATGTCTTTTAACAATTTAGATACCCTTTATCGCCAGGTAATTATGGATCATTATAAAAACCCGCGAAACAAAGGGGTTATAGAGGATGGCAGCGTAACAGTCAATATGAATAACCCTACGTGTGGTGACAGGATTCATTTGACGATGAAAGTGGAGGACGGAAAAGTCATTGACGCCAAATTCGAAGGCGAAGGCTGTTCCATCTCGTTGTCATCCGCTTCGATGATGACTCAGGCCATTAAAGGGAAAAAGATTGAAGATGCTTTGAAGCTTTCTAAAATATTTTCGAATATGATGCAGGGTAAAGAGTTTGAAGAAGATCTGGATTTAGGGGATATTGAAGCACTGCAAGGCGTTTCAAAGTTCCCTGCCAGGATCAAATGTGCAACTTTAGCATGGAAAGCAATGGAGAAAGGCTTGAGGGAACAGGAAAAAAATAACTAG